One part of the Haliotis asinina isolate JCU_RB_2024 chromosome 2, JCU_Hal_asi_v2, whole genome shotgun sequence genome encodes these proteins:
- the LOC137273119 gene encoding uncharacterized protein isoform X2, with protein MQIMLDENEAFAFIEKKLDVSNPRSKLSASKLDFLNLLIFRMQHTFPFQSVSLIAEDKDKRHRPCLSEIGESVSSGVGGLCYTLNVFMFFLLRGLGYKVFLNHCTVTSSVTYPDNHVVVIVKDVEQTGDIYLCETGVGHPTFQAICLNFDKESPTYNDSYLEYRYIKHDGKVMRMHGDGDFRRQSGLPFDFYVGKFRRFYELKLEPSDKLSAFDAQFDTVYTNKEATLFHVSLRALIFKDKRATVMVNSRLMLENDHRQFDITSLETDDSLREAYSTHFPALPSDIVAAAIANWRK; from the exons ATGCAG ATCATGCTGGACGAAAACGAAGCGTTTGCTTTCATCGAAAAGAAGCTGGATGTCTCCAATCCTAGATCTAAACTGTCAGCCAGCAAGCTTGACTTcctcaatttattgatttttagGATGCAGCACACATTTCCATTTCAGAGCGTGTCCCTTATTGCCGAGGATAAGGACAAACGGCATCGGCCATGCTTGTCGGAGATCGGCGAGTCTGTGTCAAGCGGAGTGGGCGGTCTCTGCTACACACTTAACGTCTTCATGTTTTTTCTGCTCCGAGGGCTAGGCTACAAAGTGTTCTTGAACCACTGCACGGTGACGTCTTCAGTCACGTATCCAGACAACcacgtcgtcgtcatcgtcaagGATGTGGAACAAACCGGCGACATCTACCTGTGCGAGACAGGTGTGGGACATCCAACATTTCAAGCAATCTGTCTGAATTTTGATAAGGAATCTCCGACATACAACGATTCGTACCTGGAGTACAGGTATATAAAACACGACGGGAAGGTAATGCGCATGCACGGGGATGGTGACTTCCGAAGACAAAGTGGTCTTCCTTTTGACTTTTATGTCGGAAAATTTAGACGTTTCTACGAGTTGAAGCTTGAACCTTCCGACAAGTTGTCTGCTTTTGATGCACAGTTCGATACTGTGTATACGAACAAAGAAGCTACATTGTTCCATGTCAGTTTAAGGGCGTTGATATTCAAAGACAAACGAGCGACTGTGATGGTCAACTCCCGTCTGATGCTGGAAAATGACCACCGCCAGTTCGACATCACGAGTCTGGAGACTGATGACTCGCTTCGAGAAGCGTATTCCACTCATTTTCCTGCTCTGCCTTCTGACATTGTTGCCGCTGCTATTGCCAACTGGCGGAAGTGA
- the LOC137273119 gene encoding uncharacterized protein isoform X1, translated as MKIMLDENEAFAFIEKKLDVSNPRSKLSASKLDFLNLLIFRMQHTFPFQSVSLIAEDKDKRHRPCLSEIGESVSSGVGGLCYTLNVFMFFLLRGLGYKVFLNHCTVTSSVTYPDNHVVVIVKDVEQTGDIYLCETGVGHPTFQAICLNFDKESPTYNDSYLEYRYIKHDGKVMRMHGDGDFRRQSGLPFDFYVGKFRRFYELKLEPSDKLSAFDAQFDTVYTNKEATLFHVSLRALIFKDKRATVMVNSRLMLENDHRQFDITSLETDDSLREAYSTHFPALPSDIVAAAIANWRK; from the exons ATGAAG ATCATGCTGGACGAAAACGAAGCGTTTGCTTTCATCGAAAAGAAGCTGGATGTCTCCAATCCTAGATCTAAACTGTCAGCCAGCAAGCTTGACTTcctcaatttattgatttttagGATGCAGCACACATTTCCATTTCAGAGCGTGTCCCTTATTGCCGAGGATAAGGACAAACGGCATCGGCCATGCTTGTCGGAGATCGGCGAGTCTGTGTCAAGCGGAGTGGGCGGTCTCTGCTACACACTTAACGTCTTCATGTTTTTTCTGCTCCGAGGGCTAGGCTACAAAGTGTTCTTGAACCACTGCACGGTGACGTCTTCAGTCACGTATCCAGACAACcacgtcgtcgtcatcgtcaagGATGTGGAACAAACCGGCGACATCTACCTGTGCGAGACAGGTGTGGGACATCCAACATTTCAAGCAATCTGTCTGAATTTTGATAAGGAATCTCCGACATACAACGATTCGTACCTGGAGTACAGGTATATAAAACACGACGGGAAGGTAATGCGCATGCACGGGGATGGTGACTTCCGAAGACAAAGTGGTCTTCCTTTTGACTTTTATGTCGGAAAATTTAGACGTTTCTACGAGTTGAAGCTTGAACCTTCCGACAAGTTGTCTGCTTTTGATGCACAGTTCGATACTGTGTATACGAACAAAGAAGCTACATTGTTCCATGTCAGTTTAAGGGCGTTGATATTCAAAGACAAACGAGCGACTGTGATGGTCAACTCCCGTCTGATGCTGGAAAATGACCACCGCCAGTTCGACATCACGAGTCTGGAGACTGATGACTCGCTTCGAGAAGCGTATTCCACTCATTTTCCTGCTCTGCCTTCTGACATTGTTGCCGCTGCTATTGCCAACTGGCGGAAGTGA